From the genome of Tachysurus vachellii isolate PV-2020 chromosome 2, HZAU_Pvac_v1, whole genome shotgun sequence, one region includes:
- the LOC132858073 gene encoding CD48 antigen-like, which yields MVTMLAGNWILRSVLLLLCCLLCEAGDEMVTLQEVEGTTITLHTGITGIQSDAQIMWIYGPEKAEKRILNSYVHKGEIFTDISERFKERLQLDRISGALTIRNISRTDSGVYSLQVMNGSTLSRTFNVSVYAPVSTPVIINERGKRSVFSTESCFLLCSVENGEDVKLSWYRENERISITNNTDLSVPLNLSLQIQHNVTNTYSCVSANPVSNKTTSLNITQLCDVSDDPPSSLHPVLISEENSTVTDVEVERDPVVYSDMR from the exons ATGGTGACTATGTTAGCAGGAAACTGGATTCTCCGTTCTGTTCTCCTCCTATTGTGCT GTTTACTGTGTGAAGCTGGAGACGAGATGGTCACACTGCAGGAAGTGGAAGGAACCACTATAACTCTCCATACTGGGATAACTGGGATTCAGAGTGATGCTCAGATTATGTGGATTTATGGACCTGAGAAAGCAGAGAAAAGGATATTGAACAGTTATGTGCATAAAGGAGAAATTTTTACAGACATCAGTGAGAGATTTAAAGAGCGACTGCAACTGGACAGAATCAGTGGAGCTTTAACCATCAGGAACATCAGCAGAACTGATTCTGGAGTTTATTCATTACAAGTCATGAATGGATCTACGTTATCTAGGACTTTCAATGTCAGTGTttatg ctCCAGTATCAACTccagtaataataaatgaaagagGAAAGCGAAGTGTGTTTTCCACAGAGTCGTGTTTCCTCCTGTGTTCTGTGGAGAATGGAGAAGATGTGAAGTTATCCTGgtacagagagaatgagagaatctCCATCACCAATAACACAGATCTCAGTGTTCCCCTCAATCTCTCACTTCAAATACAACACAATGTCACTAATACTTACAGCTGTGTGTCTGCAAACCCTGTCAGCAATAAAACAACTTCTCTCAACATCACACAGCTCTGTGACGTCTCAG ATGATCCTCCCTCTTCACTGCATCCTGTTCTGATATCT GAAGAAAACTCCACAGTAACGGATGTTGAAGTAGAGAGAGACCCTGTGGTGTATTCAGACATGAGGTGA